Proteins co-encoded in one Candidatus Cloacimonadaceae bacterium genomic window:
- a CDS encoding DNA adenine methylase: protein MDALIGWIGGKRLLRKTISQYVPKDIQGYIEPFGGAAWMLLFKDKWGDLEVYNDLDYRLVNLFLQVKYHPDELIKELDFLVASRKLFGDILKQEGLTEIQRAARFMFLITRSFGSKGDSFGTSQKRGTSSMYNRLERIKELHKRLDMVIIENLSYEKVIEKYDTKSNFFYCDPPYMLGYTYENSKQFSHEALRDILKSIKGRFILSYDDNPDVLKLYKGYDIKHVTRTKGINRKEGKSEFNEVIIANFEMKETDKETAKAKPTAKPTRDIRGIS, encoded by the coding sequence ATGGATGCACTGATCGGCTGGATCGGAGGCAAACGCCTCCTCCGCAAAACTATCTCGCAATACGTTCCCAAGGACATTCAGGGCTACATCGAGCCCTTCGGTGGTGCAGCCTGGATGCTGCTGTTCAAAGACAAGTGGGGTGATCTGGAAGTCTATAACGATCTCGACTACCGGCTCGTAAATCTCTTTCTACAAGTGAAGTATCACCCGGATGAGCTGATCAAAGAACTGGACTTTCTGGTTGCCAGCCGTAAGCTCTTTGGTGACATCCTCAAACAGGAAGGCTTAACCGAGATACAGAGAGCAGCCAGGTTCATGTTCCTGATCACCCGTAGCTTTGGCTCAAAAGGCGATAGCTTCGGCACTTCTCAGAAGCGGGGCACCTCCAGCATGTATAACCGTCTGGAGCGCATCAAAGAACTGCACAAGCGCTTAGACATGGTCATCATCGAGAACCTCTCCTATGAGAAGGTGATAGAGAAGTATGATACCAAGAGCAACTTCTTTTACTGCGATCCACCCTACATGCTGGGTTACACCTATGAGAACTCCAAGCAGTTCAGTCACGAAGCCCTGCGAGATATCCTGAAGAGTATCAAAGGACGCTTTATCCTCAGCTATGACGACAATCCTGACGTTCTAAAGCTGTACAAAGGTTATGACATCAAGCACGTAACCCGTACCAAAGGCATCAACCGTAAAGAAGGTAAGAGTGAGTTCAATGAAGTGATCATCGCCAACTTCGAGATGAAAGAGACTGATAAAGAAACAGCGAAAGCCAAGCCCACAGCCAAACCAACCAGAGACATCAGGGGGATATCGTGA
- a CDS encoding XkdF-like putative serine protease domain-containing protein — protein MNIFGTKSRIVKKGELRNVEVELVSLLFDEMNPANQKGFVVKNASGRSFEHKINSTKFKSETSGTQGRLYVTLMEPNIHDSQGDYYTREEIQKSCDHFAKHGLVGKCDVNHNMQPVPEFTVVENYLLKTSDREHFPDAKVGSWVQVLKCENLQSELWQKVEKGEFNGVSIYGRADDYSGTEASLAEIKNELGSLRKVAELNNNSEMQKGITAITDRITELEKSSGTVIVSEAIKSIEKSLKDLSVTMTRAISKSIPGEPDGNQMNADKEVMIDGNKIVVKASHREIYKGISDVDSGKAMNILNANTTSLFIDEVIGSQPGDTLSDISIIPLLKDEKIDAGLIDDLVFKTSLDGALTAQTVATADLSVPTGILNAEFTLGRDVVEFYKDKYGEDAFGAYVENHIAKKTEKAIRLLIFKGDRVSATAKLKGLDGVIKLATTATDVTNLSKTTYTDWAKRFEAALLAFSDEMLEEQENFKFYVSQKDLIRIRAELAKRETGAGDRLLLEGGNVSFAGIPVKPRLMTDDYIIGGLPKFIIIGYRTDAELKVEHHGADWKYHWYIRIRPGITYISGFVKVFKLTT, from the coding sequence TTTGAACACAAGATCAACTCCACCAAGTTCAAGAGTGAAACGAGTGGCACTCAGGGACGTCTATACGTCACTCTGATGGAACCCAACATCCATGACAGCCAGGGTGACTATTACACCCGGGAAGAGATTCAAAAGTCCTGTGATCACTTTGCCAAGCACGGCTTAGTCGGCAAGTGCGATGTGAACCACAACATGCAGCCCGTACCGGAGTTTACCGTAGTGGAAAACTACCTTCTCAAGACCAGTGACCGGGAGCATTTCCCCGATGCCAAGGTCGGCTCTTGGGTACAAGTCCTCAAATGCGAAAACCTGCAGAGTGAGCTCTGGCAGAAGGTCGAGAAAGGCGAGTTCAATGGTGTCTCTATCTATGGCAGAGCTGATGATTACAGTGGTACCGAAGCCAGCCTGGCCGAGATCAAGAACGAACTGGGCAGCCTGCGCAAGGTTGCGGAACTAAACAACAACAGCGAGATGCAGAAAGGCATCACAGCCATCACAGATCGCATCACTGAACTAGAGAAGAGCAGTGGCACCGTGATCGTCTCGGAAGCCATTAAGAGCATCGAGAAGAGCCTGAAAGACCTCTCAGTCACCATGACCCGAGCCATCTCCAAGAGCATACCGGGTGAACCGGATGGCAATCAGATGAATGCGGATAAAGAAGTCATGATCGATGGTAACAAGATCGTGGTCAAGGCTTCGCACCGGGAGATCTACAAAGGCATCTCCGATGTCGACTCCGGCAAAGCCATGAACATCCTCAATGCCAATACCACTTCTCTGTTTATCGATGAAGTGATTGGTAGCCAGCCCGGTGATACCCTCTCCGATATCTCGATCATCCCACTCCTCAAGGACGAGAAGATCGATGCCGGACTGATCGATGACCTGGTATTCAAGACCAGCCTGGATGGTGCGCTTACTGCTCAGACTGTAGCCACTGCTGACCTCTCTGTCCCCACCGGGATACTCAATGCCGAGTTCACCTTAGGCAGAGACGTGGTCGAGTTCTATAAGGACAAGTACGGTGAGGATGCCTTCGGTGCCTATGTAGAGAACCACATCGCCAAGAAGACCGAGAAGGCTATCCGTCTTCTCATCTTCAAGGGTGATCGTGTCTCTGCCACTGCCAAGCTGAAGGGACTGGATGGAGTGATCAAGCTCGCTACCACAGCCACCGATGTCACCAACCTCTCCAAGACCACCTATACCGACTGGGCAAAGCGTTTTGAAGCAGCTCTGCTGGCTTTCTCGGATGAGATGCTGGAAGAGCAGGAGAACTTCAAGTTCTATGTCAGCCAGAAAGACCTGATCCGTATCAGAGCCGAACTCGCTAAACGTGAGACCGGAGCCGGAGACCGTCTGCTGCTTGAAGGTGGCAACGTGTCCTTTGCCGGTATCCCCGTAAAGCCCCGTCTCATGACTGATGACTATATCATCGGCGGACTGCCCAAGTTCATCATCATCGGATACAGAACTGATGCCGAACTCAAGGTCGAGCACCATGGCGCGGACTGGAAGTACCACTGGTACATCCGTATCCGTCCCGGCATTACCTACATCTCCGGCTTCGTGAAAGTCTTCAAGTTAACCACCTAA
- a CDS encoding DNA adenine methylase yields MNSIISWVGGKRLLRKKILPLIPKHDIYCEVFGGAAWILFGKSPKKEDWQTNPKSRYTEVFNDINGDLVNFWKYVKQHPEAFVTELNQYLVSREMFDSFAAHPPKTELERAIRFYFQLSCSYGSRSKNFCIMQGYKYMPLRNLEKVKAASERLKQVIIEKQDFEKIIARFDTPNTFFYLDPPYYTKEHLYDREDADAFTKHEELAAALKNINGKFLLSYNNDPYIRTLYQGFTIDEVEAQYTVSGAFQTETELLIRNY; encoded by the coding sequence GTGAACAGCATTATCTCCTGGGTGGGTGGCAAGCGTCTCTTACGAAAGAAGATACTGCCGCTCATCCCCAAACATGACATCTACTGTGAAGTCTTTGGCGGCGCTGCCTGGATACTATTCGGGAAGTCACCTAAGAAGGAAGACTGGCAGACCAACCCTAAGAGCAGATACACAGAAGTCTTTAACGATATCAATGGTGATCTGGTGAACTTCTGGAAGTATGTCAAACAGCACCCTGAAGCGTTTGTGACCGAACTTAATCAATACCTCGTATCCAGAGAGATGTTCGACAGTTTCGCAGCACACCCACCTAAAACGGAACTGGAACGAGCCATCCGTTTCTACTTCCAGTTGTCCTGTTCCTACGGCTCAAGATCAAAGAACTTCTGCATCATGCAGGGTTACAAGTATATGCCTCTGCGTAATCTGGAGAAGGTGAAAGCAGCCTCGGAACGGCTCAAGCAGGTGATTATCGAAAAGCAGGACTTTGAGAAGATCATCGCCCGCTTTGATACACCCAACACCTTCTTTTACCTCGATCCACCCTACTATACAAAGGAGCATTTATACGATAGAGAAGACGCAGATGCCTTCACTAAGCATGAAGAGCTTGCAGCCGCACTTAAGAACATCAATGGGAAGTTCCTGCTATCCTACAACAACGACCCTTACATCCGCACACTCTACCAAGGCTTCACCATTGATGAAGTCGAAGCGCAATACACCGTCTCCGGTGCGTTCCAGACTGAGACTGAGCTGCTGATTAGGAATTATTGA